The following are encoded in a window of Danio aesculapii chromosome 12, fDanAes4.1, whole genome shotgun sequence genomic DNA:
- the buc2l gene encoding uncharacterized protein buc2l, which translates to MPYVPSNEWMVENGFSTPQKGVSPQIKSSDSHSSLDGIPLRKNLQACGSTKYHGVSHPSEASIWSVDSLMPYVPSNELVDNGFSMPQKAVSPQIKSNDGDPSTDGIPLRKNLQACGSTKYHGVSHQLEASIWSVESLMPYVPSNGCMVDNGYLTSHQALSPQIKSSNVISELNQTSGDHFQVGERLQTCATTKRKGSIKSLETCSPYRPSSSWLADFGNVYYYSKLSTVQQQSEILERWQPNVSIATHLESSLVNVKKTRNQTPATGISNQKDCLSYKCKCKGKISPRLSCVTLESKLPLCPSCRYDTKGKDQKKHSDCLGCKREDKVEVKTFDKIYNEGIFDAKEMALGNLLPECCAAAQVELRQQTGLCDCLCLHASPSQDNSKDLGWRLWEKNEEDLMNQNKSQIWSLQKAENAVKGSMQATNSVRRIEKKERKACLQEIALEGKHVTGC; encoded by the exons ATGCCATATGTGCCTTCAAATGAGTGGATGGTTGAGAATGGGTTTTCAACGCCTCAAAAAGGTGTGAGCCCACAAATTAAATCCAGTGACAGTCATTCTTCTCTTGATGGCATTCCTTTAAGGAAGAATCTGCAAGCATGTGGATCAACCAAATATCATGGTGTTTCCCATCCGTCAGAGGCTTCAATCTGGTCTGTAGATTCTTTGATGCCATATGTGCCTTCCAATGAGTTGGTTGATAATGGGTTTTCAATGCCTCAAAAAGCCGTTAGCCCACAAATAAAATCCAATGATGGTGATCCTTCCACTGATGGCATTCCTTTAAGGAAAAATCTGCAAGCATGTGGATCAACTAAATATCATGGTGTTTCCCATCAGTTAGAGGCCTCTATCTGGTCCGTAGAATCTTTGATGCCGTATGTACCTTCCAATGGGTGTATGGTTGATAATGGATATTTAACTTCTCATCAAGCTCTGAGCCCACAGATTAAATCCAGTAATGTTATATCAGAGTTGAATCAGACTTCCGGTGATCATTTTCAAGTAGGGGAGAGGCTACAAACTTGTGCTACAACTAAACGTAAGGGGTCCATTAAGTCACTAGAGACATGCTCCCCTTACCGTCCCTCATCAAGCTGGCTGGCTGATTTTGGTAATGTATACTACTACAGTAAGTTATCCACTGTTCAGCAACAGTCTGAGATTCTGGAGAGATGGCAGCCAAATGTGTCCATTGCCACTCATCTTGAATCATCTTTGGTTAATGTGAAAAAGACCAGAAACCAAACACCAGCAACTGGTATCTCAAACCAGAAGGACTGCTTATCTTATAAATGCAAGTGCAAAGGCAAAATAAGTCCAAGGCTTTCTTGTGTCACACTTGAAAGTAAATTACCTTTGTGCCCATCATGTCGATATGACACAAAAGGAAAAGATCAAAAAAAGCATTCAGATTGTCTTGGCTGCAAAAGAGAAGATAAGGTTGAAGTTAAGACCTTTGACAAAATCTATAATGAGGGTATCTTTGACGCCAAAGAGATGGCATTGGGAAATCTTTTGCCAGAATGCTGTGCTGCCGCTCAGGTGGAATTGAGGCAACAGACTGGACTGTGTGATTGCCTCTGCCTTCATGCCAGCCCATCTCAAGATAATTCTAAAGACCTTGGATGGAGACTTTGGGAAAAGAATGAGGAAGATTTAATGAACCAGAATAAAAGTCAGATATGGAGTCTACAAAAAG CAGAAAATGCAGTAAAAGGATCTATGCAGGCGACTAATTCTGTAAGAAGAAttgagaaaaaagaaaggaaagcaTGCTTGCAAG AAATCGCACTAGAGGGAAAACATGTCACTGGCTGCTAA